A single region of the Chloroflexota bacterium genome encodes:
- a CDS encoding lysophospholipase yields MPHSPTCPLVHLTVSYNCTTISHQWRCQVPSSERTFQTSDGLQLFARDWLPEDTPRAVVCLVHGLGEHSSRYHHVAAALNRAGYVLLGFDLRGHGKSQGQRGHAPSWDALLDDIGQFLQEAKQRFPDHPLFLYGHSMGGILVLSYALRRKPQLSGTIVTSPLLRTAFQPPAWKLWLGKTLYSLLPAFSLSNELDPRGLAHDQKVVDAYIQDPLVHNRVSARLAMDMLTAGEWALEHAAEFPLPLLLMHGADDPICSAQASREFAARVPGDCTFRLWDGLYHEMHNEPEQQQVFDMMVEWLGKHV; encoded by the coding sequence ATGCCTCACTCCCCCACTTGCCCTCTGGTTCATTTGACAGTATCATATAACTGCACGACAATCTCACACCAATGGAGGTGCCAAGTGCCAAGCTCTGAACGCACATTCCAGACTTCTGATGGCTTGCAGCTCTTTGCCCGGGATTGGCTTCCAGAGGACACGCCTCGTGCTGTGGTCTGCCTGGTGCATGGCCTGGGAGAACACAGTAGTCGCTACCATCACGTCGCGGCGGCGCTGAACCGTGCTGGCTACGTCTTGCTGGGCTTTGACCTGCGCGGACACGGAAAATCGCAGGGACAGCGCGGGCACGCTCCCTCCTGGGATGCTCTGCTAGATGACATCGGCCAATTCCTACAGGAAGCGAAGCAGCGTTTCCCAGACCATCCGCTCTTCCTGTACGGCCACAGCATGGGCGGCATCCTGGTGCTGAGCTATGCCCTGCGCCGCAAGCCACAACTCTCTGGCACCATCGTCACTTCACCCTTGCTGCGCACAGCCTTCCAGCCGCCCGCATGGAAGCTCTGGCTGGGCAAGACGCTGTACAGCCTGTTGCCCGCCTTCTCTCTGAGCAATGAACTGGACCCACGGGGACTTGCCCACGACCAAAAGGTGGTGGACGCCTATATCCAGGACCCACTCGTGCACAACCGCGTCTCGGCACGCTTGGCTATGGATATGCTCACGGCCGGCGAATGGGCCCTGGAGCACGCAGCGGAATTCCCACTGCCGCTCCTGCTCATGCACGGTGCAGACGACCCTATCTGTTCCGCGCAGGCCAGCCGTGAATTTGCCGCACGTGTCCCGGGCGATTGCACTTTCAGACTGTGGGATGGCCTGTACCACGAGATGCACAACGAACCCGAACAGCAACAGGTCTTTGACATGATGGTGGAGTGGCTGGGAAAGCACGTATAG
- a CDS encoding WYL domain-containing protein, whose translation MDYEQWLPGQGRDNTIRRTARVLEIIQQIAVAPHRWSRRALAERHEVSERMIQKDLELIRYRLGLSLVHENGTYYFERLPHLPTTTYSLPEALALLAAARAAQAIPGINSAELAAAIARLESIFPPEFGRLVREATEKLPRQAIKAHRQIMLSLLHRALAERRRVRMIYATGSRAGEVSERVVEPYHIMAYGRSWHLIAYDHCRGEVLQFKVDRVQEAEILDTTYTVPRDFDVDAYLGDTWGLMRGAAGEPERVVLQFEPQAGRWVAEESWHKSQECEVLPDGCVQVTFHVGVTPEMINWLLYYGSRVQVLEPAWLRERVAEEHQRAAEMNQVGA comes from the coding sequence ATGGACTATGAGCAATGGCTGCCGGGTCAAGGACGTGACAACACAATCCGTCGTACGGCGCGCGTCCTGGAGATCATCCAGCAGATTGCTGTAGCACCGCATCGCTGGAGCCGACGGGCCCTGGCCGAACGCCATGAAGTCTCCGAGCGGATGATCCAGAAGGATTTAGAACTCATTCGTTACCGCTTGGGCTTGTCTCTGGTGCACGAGAACGGCACCTATTACTTCGAACGGCTTCCCCATCTGCCAACTACAACCTATTCTTTGCCCGAGGCTTTGGCACTGCTGGCGGCAGCACGGGCAGCGCAGGCTATCCCCGGCATCAATTCAGCGGAACTGGCGGCAGCAATCGCTAGGCTAGAGTCCATCTTTCCGCCGGAATTCGGGCGCTTGGTGCGTGAAGCCACGGAGAAACTGCCTCGCCAAGCGATCAAAGCACACCGTCAGATCATGCTTTCCCTATTGCACAGAGCCTTGGCCGAACGGAGACGGGTTAGGATGATTTATGCCACCGGCTCCCGTGCAGGCGAAGTGAGCGAACGAGTGGTGGAGCCATATCACATCATGGCTTATGGCCGTTCCTGGCACCTCATTGCCTACGACCATTGTCGTGGGGAGGTGCTCCAGTTCAAGGTGGACCGTGTGCAGGAGGCCGAGATACTGGATACGACCTACACTGTGCCCCGGGATTTTGACGTGGATGCTTATCTGGGTGATACGTGGGGACTGATGCGTGGGGCGGCGGGGGAGCCGGAGCGGGTGGTGCTCCAGTTTGAGCCACAAGCTGGGCGATGGGTGGCAGAGGAATCGTGGCACAAAAGCCAGGAATGTGAGGTGCTGCCCGACGGCTGCGTGCAGGTAACCTTCCACGTCGGCGTGACACCGGAGATGATCAACTGGCTGCTCTACTACGGCAGTCGAGTGCAAGTTCTGGAGCCGGCCTGGCTGCGGGAGCGCGTGGCAGAGGAGCATCAGAGAGCGGCGGAGATGAACCAAGTTGGCGCTTGA
- a CDS encoding beta-galactosidase encodes MRTPIFVRVERFDLESVAPRIEAIRNDFERYLDSYPVRAARSKHSLMGPVGKLLQEAKTGKWDAEALTGYALNIHLSNPRAKGFISQEAREALKDGVSKLMTLLHEVPPTAQDKILDRIDYGLYFIRRAKGLEWLEDVRREFVQFLRKRYNSAEELAKAWGEKLENIGQDFERIPYPSRRLFEEAKDQKKKDIAEFAEKIAKLKGYELVEEEEEEL; translated from the coding sequence ATGAGAACACCGATTTTTGTGCGGGTCGAACGATTTGACTTGGAAAGTGTGGCACCCCGGATTGAAGCTATCCGGAACGACTTCGAGCGCTACCTAGACAGCTATCCGGTAAGGGCGGCACGCAGCAAACACAGCCTCATGGGGCCAGTGGGTAAGCTCTTGCAGGAGGCCAAGACCGGCAAATGGGACGCCGAAGCCCTAACTGGCTATGCCCTCAATATCCACCTCTCCAACCCGAGGGCCAAAGGGTTCATCAGTCAGGAAGCCAGGGAGGCTCTAAAGGATGGCGTCAGCAAGTTAATGACTCTGCTGCACGAAGTCCCGCCCACCGCCCAGGACAAGATCCTGGATCGTATTGACTACGGTCTGTACTTCATCCGCCGGGCCAAAGGGCTGGAATGGCTGGAGGACGTGCGTCGAGAATTTGTCCAATTCCTGCGGAAGCGCTACAACTCTGCTGAGGAACTGGCAAAGGCGTGGGGGGAGAAACTGGAGAACATAGGGCAGGATTTTGAGAGAATCCCCTACCCCAGCCGTCGGCTGTTTGAGGAAGCCAAGGATCAGAAGAAGAAGGACATTGCCGAGTTTGCTGAAAAAATCGCCAAACTGAAAGGCTACGAACTCGTCGAAGAAGAGGAGGAGGAACTCTAA
- the cas7d gene encoding type I-D CRISPR-associated protein Cas7/Csc2 → MDAFAKVQPYLVERPRPLIGAETVQLIVMREILDYTVLRTEETRELNVVHTPLSAKNSSEPVRRVAFLATKQKAAESRELEHLLRTARRAVGLPEQECYLKDNLCMRCPRCGLFGGTSVVPGQEERANIKHRIEYSTAFSLMPFEDIATRLTFNAINDRNLTTGQALGDRHAVLPATLFPSVVTLKSVTQRELILTIKTLLACKSYGAESRIGGDVRNSIWGMVAGWEEVITSLELTLELFDEMENLSPAKVLEIIAQKYVPLAGNPDKVVVLTLEEVDALVTACASTELDRPFIEEAYKDIEKYRSEQLAR, encoded by the coding sequence ATGGATGCTTTCGCGAAAGTACAACCATACCTGGTTGAGCGGCCACGCCCGCTCATCGGTGCTGAGACAGTGCAACTCATCGTGATGCGCGAGATCCTTGATTACACAGTTCTGCGCACCGAGGAGACACGAGAGCTTAACGTTGTGCACACACCTCTCTCAGCCAAAAACAGCAGCGAACCAGTCCGCAGAGTGGCTTTTCTGGCCACAAAGCAAAAAGCAGCTGAGTCGCGGGAATTGGAGCATCTCTTGCGCACAGCACGTAGGGCTGTGGGCTTGCCCGAGCAGGAATGCTATCTCAAGGATAACCTCTGCATGCGGTGCCCTCGCTGTGGGCTTTTCGGCGGGACCAGCGTCGTCCCAGGGCAGGAGGAACGCGCGAACATTAAACACCGCATTGAATACTCTACTGCTTTCTCGCTGATGCCCTTCGAGGACATTGCCACCCGACTCACCTTCAACGCTATCAATGATCGCAACCTCACCACTGGACAGGCACTCGGTGACCGCCACGCTGTTCTGCCAGCCACTCTATTCCCCTCAGTTGTGACCCTGAAGAGCGTAACCCAACGGGAGCTGATCCTGACGATCAAGACCCTTCTGGCCTGCAAGAGCTATGGGGCGGAAAGCCGTATCGGTGGAGACGTACGCAACAGCATCTGGGGCATGGTGGCTGGCTGGGAGGAAGTCATCACCTCACTTGAGCTGACCCTTGAACTGTTCGATGAGATGGAAAACCTCTCTCCAGCCAAAGTGCTCGAGATTATCGCGCAAAAGTACGTGCCGCTAGCGGGTAATCCTGACAAGGTAGTGGTTCTGACGCTGGAAGAGGTTGACGCCCTGGTCACAGCCTGCGCCAGCACTGAGCTAGATCGTCCATTTATCGAGGAAGCCTATAAGGATATCGAAAAGTATCGCAGCGAGCAACTGGCTCGCTAA
- the cas5d gene encoding type I-D CRISPR-associated protein Cas5/Csc1 translates to MLEAIRLQEHGIRLFVCRLYNHDYLWFSSYEISKLSVAWPIIHNYALTYSLGDFSYGISTETAPQYEENLAHIPLYATPAVATQWSRTRITYNAVNARSLRTDDAPRGINSPDLGWRHYIDPVFAGGDALKSNLGFSCYLFTFDGSRPKGVTRLGKKGAAMRIHWEEIHNPLALFKDEPIRPTHPVNPLDISGNAEVYDPVRIPPHLILRTAAIRDDWFVFAGFHRVHVPKRVLDRCRG, encoded by the coding sequence ATGCTTGAAGCCATCCGCTTGCAGGAGCATGGCATCCGGCTCTTTGTCTGCCGGTTATACAATCACGACTACCTGTGGTTTTCCTCGTACGAGATCAGCAAGCTATCGGTAGCATGGCCCATCATCCACAATTACGCCCTGACCTACTCTCTGGGGGATTTCTCTTATGGTATCTCCACCGAGACGGCGCCCCAGTACGAAGAGAACTTGGCTCACATTCCCTTGTACGCGACCCCAGCTGTAGCAACACAATGGAGTCGTACACGCATCACCTACAACGCTGTTAACGCTCGGTCGCTGCGTACAGATGATGCGCCACGGGGGATCAACAGTCCCGACTTGGGCTGGCGTCACTACATTGACCCGGTGTTTGCTGGTGGTGATGCCCTGAAAAGCAACCTGGGATTCAGTTGTTACCTATTCACCTTTGATGGAAGCAGGCCTAAGGGCGTGACCCGGCTGGGTAAGAAGGGGGCAGCCATGCGCATTCACTGGGAGGAGATACATAACCCGCTGGCACTTTTCAAGGACGAGCCAATACGACCTACCCATCCTGTGAACCCGCTGGATATCAGTGGGAACGCTGAGGTATACGATCCAGTACGTATCCCACCCCACTTGATCCTGCGTACAGCAGCCATTCGTGACGATTGGTTCGTCTTCGCTGGCTTTCACCGAGTACATGTGCCTAAGAGGGTGTTGGACCGATGCCGAGGGTAA
- the cas3 gene encoding type I-D CRISPR-associated helicase Cas3': MPRVKTKPLTLSLVKHPETQHTLYPHQAVMLDAWEKHDSFLLVTKTGTGKTIGALLPVLKHRQRAICVYPTNELIRDQVWNIAKIAKREGLSVCIQIPDTPPAQYAAADIILVHIDAAMLEAWRKKKHFSAKWQALRELLEADKPKIILTNPDILFLIFALRYHAEPLAALQAYDALIIDEFHLYSGVELAHALFMVHLGRNLGTFRKVVLLSATPAREVDEYLEKLLNPFRIDETSTCTYPVVGERIAVETVEVIPKLVGTDVVETAVSIINELREEIVSLRQSNNATDYIPAVIVLDSVVNAIRLEDRLVEEGFERDALAIIRGLSTREVRDTSGKLLAIGTSAIEVGIDFKCDYLIFEASEAASFMQRFGRVGRHTPGAAYVLCRANVLAGIENLPPQVERGALEARVYDWYPSPEPRAWFVTTFSGLLTAFTLAENIVSKVRDDFRASPGQVAIVEAHMEQICANYATIIGASEKIFKRAKSYIRKTHQGDQEKRWLQVYRDLNTFRTSLPSEWVLDFAELQRRGGNWDRAKYTADIATLLRRADGLRFNEKIPHPDGGMGMLTVKGYGRYKKVWVTPSFTDDQCGIPFCTSDFRELRFIQEGHKTSISHVMTLRDHVFVVVPKTTWPDLDWRLPVFECGQHLIAFDGTALMLLEIYNQKLARWGRSSS, translated from the coding sequence ATGCCGAGGGTAAAGACCAAACCGCTAACTCTGTCTCTGGTGAAGCATCCAGAGACTCAACACACTCTCTATCCTCACCAAGCAGTAATGTTGGATGCTTGGGAAAAGCATGACTCTTTTCTGCTGGTCACGAAGACGGGCACGGGCAAGACCATTGGTGCACTCCTGCCCGTGCTCAAACATCGCCAACGGGCTATCTGCGTTTACCCGACCAATGAACTGATCCGCGACCAGGTATGGAACATTGCCAAAATCGCAAAGCGGGAAGGCCTCAGCGTTTGCATTCAAATCCCAGATACCCCACCTGCGCAGTATGCTGCAGCCGACATTATCCTTGTCCACATCGACGCTGCTATGTTGGAGGCCTGGCGCAAGAAAAAGCACTTTAGCGCCAAATGGCAAGCGCTCAGGGAATTGCTAGAGGCAGACAAGCCCAAGATCATACTTACCAACCCAGACATCCTGTTTCTCATCTTTGCCTTGCGTTACCATGCCGAGCCTTTGGCAGCTCTCCAGGCGTATGATGCCTTAATCATTGATGAGTTTCACCTCTACTCCGGTGTCGAGTTGGCTCATGCCCTATTTATGGTGCACCTCGGCCGCAACTTGGGGACATTCCGCAAGGTCGTGCTGCTCAGCGCCACCCCTGCACGAGAGGTAGACGAGTATCTGGAGAAACTTCTTAACCCCTTCCGCATAGATGAAACCTCAACTTGCACTTATCCCGTAGTGGGTGAGCGCATAGCCGTAGAAACTGTTGAAGTCATCCCTAAGCTCGTGGGGACTGATGTAGTGGAGACGGCGGTGTCCATCATCAATGAACTACGAGAAGAGATCGTAAGCCTAAGGCAAAGCAACAACGCCACCGACTATATTCCGGCCGTCATTGTGCTTGATTCGGTGGTGAATGCGATCCGCTTAGAAGACAGGTTAGTTGAAGAAGGCTTTGAACGGGATGCCTTGGCCATTATCCGAGGGTTGTCGACACGAGAGGTACGCGACACGAGTGGGAAGCTCCTGGCTATTGGCACCTCAGCCATTGAAGTAGGGATTGACTTTAAGTGTGACTACCTGATCTTTGAGGCAAGTGAAGCTGCTTCTTTTATGCAACGTTTTGGCCGAGTGGGTCGGCACACTCCTGGCGCGGCTTATGTGCTTTGCAGGGCCAACGTTCTGGCCGGCATTGAAAATCTACCACCTCAGGTTGAGCGTGGCGCCCTGGAGGCACGTGTCTATGATTGGTATCCTAGCCCCGAACCCAGGGCATGGTTTGTCACGACATTCTCGGGGTTGCTGACAGCTTTCACTTTGGCAGAAAACATCGTCAGCAAGGTACGTGATGACTTCCGAGCCAGCCCTGGGCAAGTAGCTATCGTGGAAGCGCACATGGAACAGATCTGTGCCAATTATGCGACTATTATCGGGGCATCCGAAAAAATCTTCAAAAGAGCCAAGTCCTACATACGGAAGACGCATCAAGGGGATCAGGAAAAGCGTTGGTTGCAAGTTTACCGTGACCTCAATACATTCCGCACATCGTTGCCCAGCGAATGGGTATTAGATTTCGCTGAGCTGCAACGGCGTGGGGGTAACTGGGACAGAGCCAAATATACAGCAGATATAGCAACTCTGTTACGTCGAGCCGATGGCTTACGCTTTAACGAAAAGATCCCACATCCAGATGGTGGAATGGGAATGCTGACGGTGAAGGGATATGGGCGGTATAAGAAAGTCTGGGTCACCCCGAGCTTCACTGATGACCAGTGTGGAATCCCGTTCTGCACCAGCGACTTCCGAGAATTGCGCTTCATCCAGGAAGGGCACAAAACGTCAATTTCGCACGTGATGACCTTGCGTGATCACGTCTTCGTGGTTGTACCAAAAACCACTTGGCCCGACCTGGATTGGCGCTTACCAGTCTTCGAATGTGGCCAGCATTTGATAGCCTTCGATGGGACAGCATTGATGCTTTTGGAAATCTACAATCAGAAGTTAGCAAGATGGGGTCGGTCGAGCTCTTGA
- a CDS encoding transposase yields MTNDDHAPALFQGKYRVPSARLKGWDYTSSGLYFVTICTKERIPFLGDIVNGEMHLSSIGEIVAEEWRKTEQIRPNVILDAWVIMPNHMHAIIGITAVTVETPQRDLVSVETPQRDLVSVETPQRDLVSVETPQRDLVSVETPQRDLVSVETPQRGVSTATTTTTTSVPRLPPNSLGSIIGQFKSVCTKRIWAMGWHDFAWQARFYDHIIRHEVSLQRIRQYIVENPSQWEQDQNNPTNLYM; encoded by the coding sequence ATGACCAACGATGACCATGCACCGGCCCTATTCCAGGGCAAATATCGCGTCCCGTCTGCACGCCTAAAGGGGTGGGATTATACCTCATCCGGCCTGTATTTCGTTACCATCTGTACCAAGGAGCGCATTCCGTTCCTGGGGGACATCGTGAACGGCGAAATGCACCTTTCCTCCATCGGTGAAATCGTGGCCGAAGAATGGCGGAAAACCGAACAAATCCGTCCCAACGTGATCCTGGATGCCTGGGTCATCATGCCCAATCACATGCACGCCATTATCGGCATTACCGCCGTTACGGTAGAGACGCCCCAACGGGATTTGGTTTCCGTAGAGACGCCCCAACGGGATCTGGTTTCCGTAGAGACGCCCCAACGGGATCTGGTTTCCGTAGAGACGCCCCAACGGGATCTGGTTTCCGTAGAGACGCCCCAACGGGATTTGGTTTCCGTAGAGACGCCCCAACGGGGCGTCTCTACGGCGACAACGACGACAACCACGTCTGTGCCACGGTTGCCACCCAATTCGCTGGGATCTATCATTGGGCAATTCAAATCGGTATGCACCAAACGCATCTGGGCCATGGGTTGGCACGATTTCGCCTGGCAGGCACGGTTCTATGACCACATTATTCGCCATGAGGTCTCCCTGCAGCGCATCCGACAGTACATCGTGGAGAATCCATCCCAATGGGAACAGGACCAAAACAATCCGACAAATCTATATATGTAA
- the cas6 gene encoding CRISPR system precrRNA processing endoribonuclease RAMP protein Cas6 yields the protein MHHFAAHRLRFVAEVQTPIELNEHQGSAIRGALFKVLRRNFCLQQHLDSCQPCPLHASCPVSFLLATVENEGWRGADLPRPYTIEPPLGATPSYAPGERLEFGLTMFSRALNLFPYVVVGVNALQREGIGRKVKANGWRRGTFLLREIWAENPLTGYRQPVMRADDPLVNVPDIPITHEQIMDSCAALEGNGPGGEVTLFFLTPTRLIEQGRLLHTPLFRPLLQRLFERLSALARAYSDTPLELDFRALLQEAEQIRLAADHTYWVEWDSYSTRRQTRTPMSGFMGRVTYAGPIEPFLPWLLWGQFTHVGKDAVKGNGWYQLLEKAL from the coding sequence ATGCACCATTTCGCGGCTCATCGCCTGCGCTTCGTGGCCGAAGTGCAGACGCCCATTGAATTGAATGAGCACCAGGGCTCGGCCATTCGCGGAGCACTGTTCAAGGTCCTGCGGCGCAATTTTTGCCTGCAGCAGCACTTGGACTCCTGCCAGCCTTGCCCTCTGCACGCTTCCTGTCCGGTCAGTTTTCTGCTGGCCACCGTAGAGAATGAAGGATGGCGCGGTGCTGACTTGCCCCGCCCCTACACCATCGAGCCGCCGCTAGGAGCCACGCCATCCTATGCCCCTGGCGAGCGCCTGGAGTTCGGCCTGACCATGTTCTCACGCGCCCTCAACCTTTTCCCCTACGTGGTGGTTGGCGTCAATGCCCTGCAACGCGAGGGAATCGGGCGCAAGGTCAAAGCCAATGGCTGGCGTCGCGGCACTTTCCTCCTGCGTGAAATCTGGGCCGAAAACCCGCTCACTGGCTATCGCCAGCCGGTCATGCGTGCGGATGACCCTCTGGTCAACGTCCCCGACATACCGATCACGCACGAACAGATTATGGACTCATGCGCCGCTCTGGAAGGGAATGGGCCCGGGGGTGAGGTCACCTTGTTCTTCCTAACTCCCACGCGTCTCATCGAACAGGGGCGCCTTTTGCACACTCCGCTTTTCCGCCCGCTGCTGCAACGCCTGTTCGAACGGCTCTCCGCCCTCGCCCGGGCGTACTCGGATACGCCGCTGGAATTGGACTTTCGCGCCTTGCTGCAAGAGGCAGAGCAGATACGCTTGGCAGCAGATCACACCTACTGGGTGGAATGGGATAGTTACTCCACACGCCGCCAAACCCGCACGCCCATGAGCGGCTTCATGGGACGGGTTACCTATGCCGGACCTATTGAGCCATTCCTGCCCTGGTTGCTGTGGGGACAGTTCACTCACGTGGGCAAGGACGCGGTCAAAGGCAACGGCTGGTACCAACTGCTGGAGAAAGCGCTGTGA
- the cas1 gene encoding CRISPR-associated endonuclease Cas1: MPDLLSHSCPGCCGDSSLTWARTRSKATAGTNCWRKRCEQSKRSTAVETQYLIVDEFGVFVGKHSERLQVRKGEELLQEAPLFNLEGVIITGRGVALSADAVTACADAGIPVHFVHVSGRISASIFSAGLTGTIQTRRSQLEAAHSRHGVALAKAFALGKISNQAVLIRYLAKYRKGIKPDLHRELEQRAAEIMACAAELRALPGRTAEEIRLSLLSIEGHAAEKYWEAIRLVVRVPSDWKGRSGRGATDPVNAALNYGYGILYSQVERAIVLAGLDPYAGFIHADRPGKPSLVLDLVEEFRVPVVDRTVFAMINRGTQLELDADNLLVQKTRRTIAENVLARLDKAERYERKKLSLRHIIQYQARHIATFVRGERATYKPFVVRW, translated from the coding sequence ATGCCGGACCTATTGAGCCATTCCTGCCCTGGTTGCTGTGGGGACAGTTCACTCACGTGGGCAAGGACGCGGTCAAAGGCAACGGCTGGTACCAACTGCTGGAGAAAGCGCTGTGAACAGTCCAAAAGGAGCACCGCAGTGGAGACGCAATACCTTATTGTAGATGAATTCGGCGTCTTTGTAGGCAAACACTCCGAGAGATTGCAGGTACGCAAAGGAGAGGAACTCCTGCAGGAAGCGCCGCTGTTCAACCTGGAAGGAGTCATTATCACCGGACGTGGTGTGGCTCTCTCTGCTGACGCCGTTACTGCCTGTGCCGATGCCGGCATCCCTGTGCACTTTGTCCATGTTTCGGGACGCATCAGCGCCAGCATCTTCTCTGCGGGGCTGACCGGCACCATCCAAACGCGTCGCTCACAACTGGAAGCTGCCCACAGCCGCCATGGCGTTGCCCTAGCCAAAGCTTTTGCCCTGGGCAAAATATCGAATCAGGCTGTCTTGATCCGCTATCTGGCCAAGTACCGCAAGGGCATCAAGCCCGACCTGCACCGTGAATTAGAGCAGCGCGCCGCCGAAATCATGGCTTGTGCCGCAGAATTGCGCGCTCTGCCCGGCCGCACCGCCGAAGAAATACGGCTCTCACTCCTGTCTATCGAGGGACATGCCGCAGAAAAATACTGGGAGGCCATACGCCTGGTTGTCCGTGTGCCCTCCGATTGGAAAGGGCGCAGCGGACGAGGCGCGACCGACCCAGTGAACGCCGCGCTGAACTATGGCTATGGCATCTTATACAGCCAAGTGGAACGGGCCATCGTTCTGGCCGGGCTCGACCCCTACGCTGGCTTCATCCACGCCGACCGGCCAGGCAAGCCAAGCCTGGTCTTGGACTTGGTGGAAGAATTTCGCGTCCCTGTGGTTGACCGCACGGTCTTTGCTATGATCAACCGTGGCACTCAGTTGGAATTGGATGCCGACAACCTCCTGGTGCAAAAGACACGCCGCACTATTGCGGAGAATGTCCTGGCACGGCTGGACAAAGCGGAGCGCTATGAACGTAAGAAACTGTCCTTGCGCCATATCATCCAATACCAAGCGCGGCATATCGCCACTTTCGTGCGCGGAGAGCGCGCCACGTACAAACCCTTTGTGGTCAGGTGGTGA
- the cas2 gene encoding CRISPR-associated endonuclease Cas2, with translation MRCVVVYDIPDDRVRTRVADVCLDYGLERIQFSAFQGSLEPFYQEELLLKAKKKVGNKEANIQVFPICERDWEKRLVWIQKAKQDKK, from the coding sequence ATGCGCTGCGTTGTCGTCTATGACATCCCAGATGATCGCGTTCGCACCCGAGTGGCAGACGTGTGCCTTGATTATGGCCTGGAACGCATCCAGTTTTCTGCCTTCCAGGGTTCGTTGGAACCATTCTATCAGGAGGAACTATTGCTCAAGGCAAAAAAGAAGGTGGGCAACAAGGAAGCCAACATCCAAGTCTTTCCCATTTGCGAAAGGGATTGGGAGAAGAGGCTAGTATGGATTCAGAAGGCAAAACAGGACAAGAAGTAG
- the cas4 gene encoding CRISPR-associated protein Cas4 — MDSEGKTGQEVEAVSFRVSDLKQYFFCPRIVYYHYCLPAVRPVIFKMLVGREQGEEEHLREERRSLKAYGLRQGERFFNLMLSSLRLGLHGRLDLAIKTDDNISRTLEAIPVDYKLTPGRTVTHFILQVVAYGMLLEEAWNMPVQRGFLYLIPARRAREVALTPELRRQVQAAVEAMRYIVTREAMPAPPRQQAKCRICEFRRFCNDV; from the coding sequence ATGGATTCAGAAGGCAAAACAGGACAAGAAGTAGAAGCGGTCTCTTTTCGCGTCAGCGACCTGAAACAATATTTCTTCTGCCCACGGATCGTCTATTACCACTACTGCCTGCCCGCTGTGCGCCCGGTCATCTTCAAAATGCTCGTGGGTCGTGAACAGGGCGAGGAGGAGCACCTACGGGAGGAGCGACGTTCGCTGAAGGCATACGGGCTGCGGCAAGGGGAACGCTTCTTCAACCTGATGCTCTCCTCTCTACGGCTTGGACTGCATGGGCGGCTTGACTTGGCGATCAAAACAGATGATAATATCAGTAGGACCCTGGAAGCGATCCCGGTGGACTATAAACTGACGCCTGGGCGGACGGTGACGCATTTCATCCTCCAGGTGGTGGCCTACGGGATGCTGTTGGAAGAAGCGTGGAACATGCCGGTGCAGCGAGGATTTCTGTACCTGATTCCGGCACGCAGGGCGCGGGAGGTAGCGCTTACGCCCGAGTTACGTCGGCAAGTGCAGGCAGCGGTGGAGGCGATGCGGTATATCGTGACACGCGAAGCGATGCCTGCGCCGCCCCGCCAGCAGGCGAAATGCCGCATTTGTGAGTTTCGGCGCTTTTGCAACGACGTGTGA